The proteins below are encoded in one region of Cololabis saira isolate AMF1-May2022 chromosome 11, fColSai1.1, whole genome shotgun sequence:
- the ajm1 gene encoding apical junction component 1 homolog → MTRTDLPDILVSTVHRDIKVIPISSHYKSLQPSKQCDFINHCTLEDSKIKVSKRHCRTFDNTLLEYPESCGYLMESPYRKADRQAVNPDVAWSASGRQQRYRFSAPDIFSHRLTPQSVVTDMASEIVVPEHKRRTRSKSAPRVQTSLTPVSLEGSSSSRRKGRESQRASRDSRWRTEASPRRESSYAATRAQMHEVHPIKLQPQIGDSSRYSPHYASDKIEDGSLDKPATSPHVRCRVDIMPDDAALHHSGRKQTSAHIDIPWQRQHSAGSKSLTVPRHFSYSRTPTPTDSLGTESRQAYQYSRSMPNSYLQQAELPLQRMASSGDYYGRERRAHSSPNVPTKFFYADEPGRYVTTAPPQPSYFHDEPYTPGQAYTPKVQYVQDPRTRMVHAVATRPYYPEMEPYPYSVQTGYPKPYAANEPGPYIIRTPPTRIVYADDPRSYQIQTAPPRFNYASDMYMPPEHHVPARAYYTEGRRHARVIQPPADDWYGSDASGYSTNPASYVSQVTPTRVRQDPVLAPWYANPCVEPQKIGTDSKSYSRSWDNILNSRVEREQPLSVQRGQSYDDLLDSRKPSTALDDKPQPVVVNLSSSPRRYAALSMSDNSLIDKSPTETSKSSSKLWFVTPEITITDNDIRPGNLIKSEGRSASWDILDSRSTEGPEVFRRDYESSTKEKTHDNASLQQSLEQLDELLADLVTDYKPPSRRASEDILDQLKKLIDEEEKVSLSRKSSKTGTEEPPPLDKQPTSIKINPDAFCDMDGASDAMKSAEECSPDQSPDEDDTMMCSNNRCRRTETLFNACLYFKSCHSCYTYYCSRNCRREDWDIHKESCLYGRIGSTCRHIIKHCRETVEVHKAFSRIAKVGYLSRGRGVLFLGFPNPSSSSNFLQYGLDSLVMSPTYLSLRELESFKDNLGEYCKELQEAGKEYDPNECFILNVSIAVGEQLPDGPSPRNQAPTVRKYAKVALASFSPERKVHKKESDMETLILTPPPGTADIDKEGEEGRKAREICFINIQRELRIRGVFLRHEYPLVYQQLCEFVENNRRFTPTTIYPVDKRTGKQFMCMIMAASEPRTLDWVGTPHLLDDII, encoded by the coding sequence ATGACACGCACAGACCTGCCTGACATACTGGTATCAACTGTGCATCGAGATATAAAAGTGATTCCCATTTCTTCACACTACAAGTCTTTGCAACCCTCCAAACAATGTgattttataaatcactgcaCTCTGGAGGACAGTAAGATCAAAGTCAGTAAGAGGCACTGCCGAACCTTTGACAATACGTTATTGGAGTACCCCGAATCCTGTGGATACCTAATGGAGTCCCCATATAGGAAGGCTGATAGGCAGGCGGTCAACCCAGATGTTGCCTGGAGTGCCTCGGGCCGCCAGCAGAGATATCGCTTTTCTGCTCCAGATATTTTCAGCCATAGATTAACTCCTCAGTCAGTTGTGACCGATATGGCTAGTGAAATAGTTGTCCCTGAACATAAAAGAAGGACCAGGTCAAAAAGTGCCCCTCGGGTTCAGACCAGTCTCACTCCTGTGTCTTTAGAAGGCTCCTCATCTTCAAGAAGGAAAGGGCGAGAGTCTCAAAGGGCTTCAAGAGACTCTCGCTGGAGAACTGAAGCATCACCGCGTAGGGAGTCATCCTATGCAGCAACAAGGGCTCAAATGCATGAAGTACATCCCATCAAACTGCAGCCTCAGATTGGTGACAGCAGCAGATATTCACCTCATTATGCTTCTGATAAGATTGAGGATGGAAGCCTGGATAAACCAGCAACTAGCCCTCATGTAAGGTGCCGTGTGGATATTATGCCTGATGATGCAGCATTACATCATTCAGGACGGAAACAGACCTCAGCTCACATCGACATACCTTGGCAGCGGCAGCACAGTGCAGGAAGTAAGAGTCTGACGGTGCCACGACATTTTTCCTACTCAAGAACTCCAACTCCCACCGACTCACTGGGAACAGAAAGTAGGCAAGCTTATCAATATTCTCGTAGCATGCCAAACAGTTACCTACAACAGGCAGAACTTCCCTTACAAAGAATGGCTTCTTCAGGGGATTATTACGGAAGGGAACGGCGAGCTCACTCCAGCCCTAATGTGCCAACCAAGTTCTTTTATGCAGATGAGCCAGGGAGATATGTAACTACCGCCCCTCCACAGCCAAGTTATTTTCACGATGAACCTTACACGCCAGGTCAAGCATATACTCCAAAAGTGCAGTATGTGCAAGATCCTAGGACTCGAATGGTGCATGCTGTAGCTACGAGACCATATTATCCCGAGATGGAGCCCTATCCATATTCTGTGCAGACAGGATACCCCAAACCCTATGCAGCAAATGAGCCAGGGCCGTACATCATAAGGACACCTCCAACAAGAATAGTTTATGCTGATGATCCAAGGTCTTATCAAATCCAGACTGCTCCACCAAGGTTTAATTACGCCAGTGACATGTATATGCCACCAGAGCACCATGTTCCTGCAAGGGCATACTACACTGAGGGCCGACGACACGCTAGAGTCATCCAGCCTCCAGCAGATGACTGGTATGGCTCAGATGCTTCGGGTTATTCTACCAATCCTGCCTCTTATGTTTCTCAAGTTACTCCAACCAGAGTTCGACAAGACCCTGTCTTAGCTCCATGGTATGCCAACCCATGTGTAGAACCTCAAAAGATTGGCACAGACTCAAAATCTTACTCTAGGTCCTGGGACAATATTCTCAATTCACGTGTAGAAAGGGAACAGCCACTCTCTGTACAAAGAGGTCAGAGTTATGATGATCTTCTTGACTCCAGGAAGCCTTCCACAGCCTTAGATGACAAACCACAGCCAGTGGTAGTCAATCTTTCTAGTTCGCCAAGACGATACGCAGCTTTATCAATGTCTGATAACTCACTTATTGATAAAAGCCCCACCGAGACATCTAAGAGCTCTAGCAAACTCTGGTTCGTCACTCCTGAGATAACCATCACTGATAATGACATCAGACCAGGGAATCTTATTAAGAGTGAAGGACGATCTGCCAGTTGGGACATTCTTGATTCCAGAAGCACAGAGGGTCCAGAAGTTTTTAGGCGTGATTATGAAAGCTCAACCAAAGAGAAGACCCATGACAATGCCTCACTTCAGCAAAGCCTTGAACAGCTTGATGAGCTTCTGGCAGATCTTGTGACTGACTACAAGCCACCCAGTAGAAGAGCAAGTGAGGACATTCTGGACCAGTTAAAGAAGCTGATTGATGAGGAGGAGAAGGTATCTCTGTCCAGGAAAAGCTCAAAGACTGGCACCGAGGAGCCCCCTCCCCTGGACAAGCAGCCAACCTCAATCAAAATTAACCCTGATGCTTTTTGTGATATGGATGGAGCAAGTGATGCCATGAAGAGTGCAGAGGAGTGCTCCCCAGATCAGAGCCCCGATGAGGATGACACAATGATGTGCTCTAACAACAGATGTCGAAGAACAGAGACCCTCTTCAATGCTTGCCTATATTTTAAATCCTGCCACAGCTGTTACACCTACTACTGCTCTCGCAACTGCCGCAGGGAGGACTGGGACATTCATAAAGAAAGCTGCTTGTATGGAAGAATTGGAAGCACATGTCGTCACATTATAAAACACTGCCGGGAGACTGTTGAAGTCCATAAAGCCTTCTCCCGCATTGCCAAAGTTGGCTACCTCTCTCGAGGTAGGGGAGTTCTCTTCCTTGGTTTTCCAAACCCCTCATCCTCCAGTAACTTCCTGCAGTATGGCCTGGATAGTTTGGTTATGTCTCCTACATATCTATCCCTCCGAGAGCTTGAAAGCTTCAAGGACAATCTGGGCGAGTACTGTAAGGAGCTTCAGGAAGCGGGTAAAGAGTATGACCCAAATGAATGTTTCATCTTGAATGTATCCATTGCTGTAGGCGAGCAGTTGCCTGACGGGCCATCACCAAGGAACCAAGCTCCAACAGTTAGAAAATATGCAAAGGTCGCACTGGCTTCCTTTAGCCCAGAGAGAAAGGTTCATAAGAAAGAGAGTGACATGGAAACCCTGATCCTTACTCCACCGCCAGGAACAGCAGATATAGACAAAGAGGGCGAGGAGGGTCGCAAGGCAAGGGAAATCTGTTTCATCAATATACAGCGAGAGTTAAGGATTCGAGGAGTTTTCCTACGCCATGAGTACCCTCTGGTCTATCAGCAGCTCTGTGAGTTTGTGGAAAATAACCGACGGTTTACGCCCACAACTATTTATCCAGTTGATAAGAGGACTGGTAAACAGTTCATGTGCATGATTATGGCTGCCTCGGAGCCCAGGACGTTGGACTGGGTGGGCACTCCACATCTCCTTGACGACATTATTTAA